TGCGGTTTATGACTGGAATTACGGCGTGGAACTGGAGGATTTATACGGGAAGAATGTATCGTATGTGATTCCGGAGCTGAAAAGGCGGATTGAGGATGCCCTGCTTGCGGATGACAGGGTGACGGCGGTGACGGATTTTTCCTTTCGGGAGGAAAAGGGCAGCGTGACGGCGGCATTTACGGTATATACGATTTTCGGGGAAGTGACGGCAGAGAGGACGGTGGATATA
This genomic window from Anaerotignum faecicola contains:
- a CDS encoding DUF2634 domain-containing protein: MTPIQETEIDMEKLEKRTMPSLTWRINEEKAEVRGETDELDAMRQAVSKILQTERYRYAVYDWNYGVELEDLYGKNVSYVIPELKRRIEDALLADDRVTAVTDFSFREEKGSVTAAFTVYTIFGEVTAERTVDI